In a single window of the Desulfofundulus luciae genome:
- the yabP gene encoding sporulation protein YabP, which produces MKVSSPGVRSVEGKHKVMLTDRKYLLVEGVRHVESFDENEITLDTTMGFLTLKGEGLHITQLDLQKGNLTAEGFFASFLFQEDKGRGRAKGKNVLKRLLK; this is translated from the coding sequence ATGAAAGTGAGCAGTCCGGGGGTGAGGTCTGTGGAAGGCAAGCACAAAGTAATGTTGACCGACCGCAAGTACCTGCTGGTTGAGGGCGTGCGGCACGTGGAGAGCTTTGACGAAAACGAGATCACCCTGGACACCACCATGGGGTTTCTGACCTTGAAGGGCGAAGGTTTGCATATCACCCAGCTTGACCTGCAAAAAGGCAATCTGACCGCCGAGGGGTTCTTCGCCAGCTTCTTGTTTCAGGAAGACAAGGGCAGGGGGAGGGCCAAAGGGAAAAACGTGTTAAAACGGCTGTTGAAATAA
- a CDS encoding SpoIID/LytB domain-containing protein has protein sequence MLKPVFTRAVIVTTLIGLLIAGCTRAAPRKPAPPAPGREPTISLYVNETGERKNIKLEDYVAGVVAAEMEPTWPVNALAAQAILARTFTMENIRAGRVKKLHGTDASTSVQEFQAYDPARINNNVRQAVARTRGEVAMYRGNYIKAWFNACDGGVTASAAEGLAYTRTPTPYVRAGVRDNCLSITTPENRHWERRIPLEQVRAAVTKITGQDPGPITSVRIVRRGPSGRAEQLRIGRVTVSGPALRLALGSEWVRSMLLSNARIEGNALVLTGKGYGHGVGMCQWGARLLAQKGRSPEDIVRFYFKDIEIRKLWQ, from the coding sequence ATGTTAAAGCCTGTGTTCACCCGCGCAGTTATTGTCACCACCTTGATCGGTCTTTTAATTGCCGGTTGCACCAGGGCGGCGCCCCGTAAGCCGGCACCCCCTGCTCCCGGCCGGGAGCCTACCATCAGCCTCTATGTGAACGAAACCGGTGAAAGGAAAAACATAAAATTGGAAGACTATGTGGCCGGCGTAGTGGCGGCGGAAATGGAACCGACCTGGCCGGTCAATGCCCTGGCAGCCCAGGCCATTTTGGCCCGCACCTTTACCATGGAAAACATCAGGGCCGGACGGGTAAAGAAACTCCACGGCACCGATGCCTCTACCAGTGTCCAGGAGTTTCAGGCCTACGATCCCGCCCGCATTAACAATAACGTGCGGCAGGCCGTGGCCCGCACCCGGGGAGAGGTAGCCATGTACAGGGGGAACTATATCAAGGCCTGGTTCAACGCCTGCGATGGTGGTGTGACCGCCTCTGCGGCCGAGGGGCTGGCCTACACCAGGACTCCCACGCCCTATGTGCGGGCAGGTGTGCGGGATAACTGCCTGTCCATTACCACGCCCGAGAACCGGCACTGGGAGAGACGCATTCCCCTGGAACAGGTCCGGGCGGCAGTAACGAAGATTACCGGGCAGGATCCGGGGCCAATTACATCGGTGCGGATAGTGCGCCGCGGCCCCTCGGGCCGGGCCGAACAGTTGCGGATTGGCAGGGTGACCGTGAGCGGCCCGGCACTCCGCCTGGCCCTGGGGAGCGAATGGGTGCGTTCCATGTTACTTTCCAATGCCCGGATAGAGGGCAATGCCCTGGTCCTCACCGGGAAAGGATACGGGCACGGTGTGGGCATGTGCCAGTGGGGGGCCAGGCTGCTGGCCCAGAAAGGACGTTCTCCGGAGGATATCGTCCGCTTTTATTTCAAGGACATTGAAATTAGAAAGTTATGGCAGTAA
- the yabN gene encoding bifunctional methyltransferase/pyrophosphohydrolase YabN, translated as MGAQITVVGLGPGNPGHLPLSVWEVLRRAKRLFLRTGRHPVVPWLKEKGISFETFDYLYETGRDFQDVYRRMAETLLGEAAGEPLVFAVPGHPLVAEEAVGIVLEEGPRRGLKVDVLPAMSFVDVICSALGLDPGKGLHLVDGLRLDRQEPVPGVANIIFQVYSRLVASDVKLTLMEYYPAAHPVTVIRAAGVPDLERIEEHPLYELDRLDWFDHLTSLYLPPCPGAAGKCHYPLDSLVEVMATLRGEQGCPWDREQTHKSLRPFLLEEAYEVLEAIDQEDMYKLCEELGDLLLQVVFHSQLAREKGFFDINDVVKGITAKMLRRHPHVFGDVPVRNSAEVLANWDQIKAREEGKERPVSLLKEVPRSLPALLQASSIQARAARVGFDWPDYRGALDKVFEELQEVRQALSGDRKAELERELGDLLFAVVNLSRLLGVEAEVALYGTVNRFRRRFQYIEERARQCGRDLASFTLDQLDAWWEEAKKVERAEKKRNNFRAGRKPGRFSE; from the coding sequence ATGGGTGCACAGATTACCGTGGTTGGATTGGGGCCGGGCAATCCCGGTCACCTGCCCCTATCCGTGTGGGAGGTGCTGCGCAGGGCGAAACGTTTGTTTTTACGCACCGGGCGGCATCCGGTAGTTCCCTGGCTTAAAGAAAAAGGCATCTCCTTTGAAACCTTTGATTACCTCTACGAAACCGGCCGGGATTTTCAGGACGTCTACCGGCGCATGGCCGAAACCCTGCTCGGCGAAGCGGCCGGGGAGCCACTGGTTTTTGCCGTGCCCGGCCATCCCCTGGTGGCGGAAGAGGCCGTGGGGATTGTTTTGGAAGAGGGGCCCCGGCGTGGCCTGAAGGTGGACGTGCTTCCCGCCATGAGCTTTGTGGATGTGATTTGCAGCGCCCTGGGACTGGATCCGGGCAAGGGGTTGCACCTGGTGGATGGTTTGCGCCTTGACCGGCAGGAACCGGTACCGGGGGTAGCCAACATCATCTTCCAGGTCTACAGCCGCCTGGTGGCTTCGGACGTAAAATTAACCCTCATGGAGTACTATCCCGCGGCCCACCCGGTGACGGTGATCCGGGCGGCAGGGGTCCCTGACCTTGAGCGGATTGAGGAACACCCCCTGTATGAGCTGGACCGGCTGGATTGGTTTGATCACCTGACCAGCCTGTACCTTCCCCCCTGCCCCGGGGCAGCCGGGAAATGCCATTATCCATTGGATTCCCTGGTTGAGGTGATGGCCACCCTGCGGGGCGAGCAGGGCTGTCCTTGGGACCGGGAACAGACCCACAAAAGCCTGCGCCCCTTCTTGCTGGAAGAGGCCTACGAAGTGCTGGAAGCTATTGACCAGGAAGACATGTATAAACTTTGTGAGGAATTGGGAGACTTATTGTTACAGGTGGTATTTCACAGCCAGCTGGCCAGGGAAAAGGGCTTCTTCGACATAAACGATGTGGTAAAGGGAATTACCGCTAAAATGCTGCGCCGGCACCCCCATGTCTTTGGAGACGTTCCGGTACGGAACAGCGCGGAAGTTCTTGCCAACTGGGACCAGATTAAAGCGCGGGAGGAAGGCAAGGAGAGGCCGGTCTCTCTTTTAAAGGAGGTTCCCCGCTCCCTGCCGGCCCTGTTACAGGCCAGTTCCATTCAGGCCAGAGCGGCCAGGGTTGGTTTTGACTGGCCCGATTACCGGGGTGCCCTGGACAAAGTTTTCGAGGAGTTGCAGGAAGTAAGACAGGCCCTTTCCGGGGACAGGAAGGCGGAGCTGGAAAGGGAACTGGGAGATCTGCTTTTTGCAGTGGTTAACCTCTCCAGACTGCTGGGTGTGGAAGCCGAAGTGGCCCTTTACGGGACCGTTAACCGTTTTCGACGCCGCTTCCAGTACATAGAGGAACGGGCGCGACAATGCGGCCGGGACCTGGCCAGTTTTACCCTGGACCAGCTCGACGCCTGGTGGGAAGAAGCAAAGAAGGTGGAACGGGCAGAAAAAAAGCGGAATAATTTTCGTGCCGGGAGGAAACCCGGGAGATTTAGCGAATAA
- a CDS encoding S1 RNA-binding domain-containing protein, with amino-acid sequence MPVEVGSVLEGVVTGIANFGAFVQLPGGETGLVHISEVADEYVKDINHFLKVNDRVTVKVISVDSRGKIGLSIRQARDSGERSSRRGRFEPSFEEKLSRFLKESEELQQSLRRSLDAKRGGRGSGRRFV; translated from the coding sequence ATGCCGGTAGAAGTGGGAAGCGTTTTAGAAGGCGTGGTGACCGGTATTGCTAACTTCGGGGCCTTTGTTCAGCTTCCCGGTGGTGAAACCGGTCTGGTGCATATTTCCGAAGTGGCCGATGAATACGTAAAAGACATCAACCACTTTTTAAAGGTTAATGACAGGGTAACGGTAAAAGTTATTTCCGTTGATTCCCGCGGGAAAATCGGACTTTCCATCAGGCAGGCCAGAGATTCCGGGGAAAGGTCATCCCGGCGCGGGCGGTTTGAGCCTTCCTTTGAGGAAAAGCTGAGCCGTTTCCTTAAAGAGAGCGAAGAGCTGCAACAGTCCCTGCGCAGGAGCCTTGATGCCAAGCGGGGCGGCCGGGGCTCCGGGCGGCGGTTTGTTTAG
- the yabQ gene encoding spore cortex biosynthesis protein YabQ: MTLAEQLNAFLLTLLTGLISGFAYDFYRVLREMLRLKKAGTFAGDLLFWLFLLVVVFGLLLVGNDGEVRFYVFLGLALGAGIHLIFFSSAARRFIYRSIYLFLRTIQVIAAGTVAFFRILTFPFRVVFFLVAWPVAQGGRALRLAGRGIGRAGKSVLGPPVHRFSGGLRTRWQRFSSRWRPRR; this comes from the coding sequence GTGACTCTGGCAGAACAATTAAACGCCTTCCTTTTAACCCTGTTGACCGGTTTAATTTCGGGCTTTGCCTACGATTTCTACCGGGTTTTGCGGGAAATGCTTCGTCTTAAAAAAGCGGGTACTTTTGCTGGAGACCTGCTCTTCTGGCTATTCCTGCTGGTGGTGGTGTTTGGCCTTTTACTGGTGGGCAATGATGGTGAGGTGCGCTTTTATGTTTTCCTGGGACTGGCCCTGGGGGCGGGAATACACCTGATCTTTTTTAGTTCTGCTGCCCGTCGTTTTATTTACCGGAGCATTTACCTCTTCTTGCGGACAATCCAGGTAATTGCGGCCGGGACGGTGGCATTCTTTCGTATACTTACCTTCCCTTTCAGGGTCGTTTTTTTCCTGGTGGCCTGGCCTGTGGCCCAGGGAGGGCGCGCATTACGCCTGGCGGGCAGGGGGATTGGGCGGGCAGGTAAAAGTGTCTTAGGCCCTCCCGTGCACCGCTTTTCCGGGGGGTTGCGTACCCGGTGGCAGCGCTTCAGCAGCCGGTGGCGCCCAAGACGGTAA
- a CDS encoding Ppx/GppA phosphatase family protein, translated as MRVAIIDIGTNSTRLLVADVHREKVERVVHFDLVTTRLGEGIGSGYLHKEAIARTCETLKHYLERIHPLQVERVVAAATSAVRDARNREEFLEAARQVGLEVAVLSGEEEAYLSYLGVRGGLEVDAAGLVVMDVGGGSTEFIWQREGSLFCRSVNVGAVRMTEGGHDDAAISRLLSPTLDQVRLSSPRRLVGVGGTVTTCAAMVQKLAVYDPARVHGFVLSRADVEDIVDILSRCTPEERRRLPGLQPERADIITAGVRIVRLVMLELDMPSLQVSEADIMHGLAIQAASGVERKSVVIYQ; from the coding sequence ATGCGCGTGGCGATCATTGATATCGGCACCAATTCCACCCGTTTGCTGGTTGCCGACGTCCACCGGGAGAAAGTGGAACGGGTGGTTCATTTCGACCTGGTGACCACCAGGCTGGGGGAAGGAATTGGCTCCGGGTATTTGCATAAAGAGGCCATTGCCCGCACCTGTGAAACCTTAAAGCATTATCTGGAACGCATACACCCCCTGCAGGTGGAGCGTGTGGTGGCGGCGGCTACCAGTGCCGTGCGGGATGCCCGCAACCGGGAAGAGTTTCTGGAGGCAGCCCGCCAGGTCGGTTTGGAGGTAGCGGTTCTTTCCGGGGAAGAGGAGGCCTACCTCAGTTATCTGGGGGTCCGGGGCGGGCTTGAGGTGGATGCGGCGGGGCTTGTGGTTATGGATGTTGGTGGCGGGAGTACCGAATTTATCTGGCAACGGGAGGGGTCCCTTTTTTGCCGCAGCGTCAATGTAGGAGCGGTGCGCATGACCGAGGGAGGGCATGACGATGCCGCCATCAGCCGTCTCCTCTCGCCCACGCTGGACCAGGTCCGGCTCAGCTCTCCCCGGCGCCTGGTGGGGGTGGGCGGTACGGTCACCACGTGCGCGGCCATGGTGCAAAAACTGGCGGTTTATGACCCGGCCCGGGTACACGGTTTCGTGCTTTCCCGCGCGGATGTGGAAGATATAGTGGACATCCTTTCCCGGTGCACCCCGGAAGAGCGGCGCCGCCTGCCCGGGCTGCAACCGGAGAGGGCCGATATTATCACCGCCGGAGTGCGCATCGTGCGATTGGTGATGCTGGAACTGGACATGCCTTCCCTGCAGGTGAGCGAAGCCGACATTATGCACGGTCTGGCCATTCAGGCCGCGTCCGGTGTCGAAAGAAAAAGTGTCGTAATTTACCAATGA
- a CDS encoding HU family DNA-binding protein, with product MNKAELISQVAEKTELTKKDAEKAVSAVLAAIEEALARGDKVQLVGFGTFEIRERAARKGRNPQTGEEIEIAAARVPVFKAGKALRDAVSTAT from the coding sequence ATGAACAAAGCAGAGCTCATTTCCCAGGTGGCAGAGAAAACAGAGCTGACTAAAAAGGATGCCGAAAAGGCTGTGAGCGCCGTGCTTGCCGCCATTGAGGAAGCTCTGGCCCGGGGGGATAAGGTTCAACTGGTCGGTTTTGGTACCTTCGAAATTCGTGAACGGGCCGCCCGCAAGGGCCGCAATCCACAAACAGGGGAAGAAATCGAGATTGCAGCCGCCCGTGTTCCCGTATTCAAAGCCGGCAAAGCCCTGCGGGATGCAGTTTCAACTGCTACATAA
- the spoVT gene encoding stage V sporulation protein T yields MKATGIVRRIDDLGRVVIPKEIRRTLRIREGDPLEIFVDREGEVILKKYSPIGELGDFAKEYADSLHEALGHIACIADRDTIIAVAGAPKKEYLNKPIGAAVEKVMEERRAVIINNPGEDPYCKECLTAEEGECRYSAEVIAPIIAEGDPIGAVILASREPDVKMGELELKLAETAAGFLAKQMEQ; encoded by the coding sequence ATGAAAGCAACGGGTATTGTTCGCCGCATTGATGATCTAGGAAGAGTAGTGATTCCCAAGGAAATCAGAAGGACGCTGCGCATCCGTGAAGGGGACCCTCTGGAAATTTTTGTAGACAGGGAAGGTGAGGTAATCTTAAAAAAATACTCGCCCATTGGCGAGTTGGGGGACTTTGCCAAAGAATATGCCGATTCCCTGCATGAAGCCCTGGGGCACATTGCCTGTATTGCCGACCGGGATACCATTATTGCCGTTGCCGGAGCGCCCAAGAAGGAATACCTGAATAAACCCATTGGTGCGGCTGTGGAGAAAGTGATGGAAGAACGCAGGGCAGTGATCATCAACAATCCCGGGGAAGATCCCTACTGCAAGGAATGCTTGACTGCAGAAGAAGGGGAATGCAGGTATTCGGCGGAAGTTATTGCCCCCATCATTGCCGAAGGCGATCCCATTGGAGCGGTGATCCTGGCCTCCAGGGAACCGGATGTGAAAATGGGCGAACTGGAGTTGAAGCTGGCCGAAACGGCAGCCGGCTTCCTGGCAAAACAAATGGAACAGTAA
- the spoIIE gene encoding stage II sporulation protein E, with protein sequence MSEEINVYPYQRAGQGGEKKRLPKKRKRWHFLRRPAGAAFLTREGLLLFIAGFFLGRAVLLGEIVPCAAAFVAAAARTFPAAGPAALLGVGAGLATVSSGLSLAGALGAVAFTWLMVQAMPCGIKRPQLVAAAAVFSLTVVIKAGVLAFTGPSPYQYITIFFEGGFAALLTLVFLVGLPALDKLTGLASLTGEELFSMLALLAAVVAGTGDLQVAMFTLKGLLSRLIILLAALLGGVGLGAAVGAVVGILPGLVYTAVPAMIGGYSFAGLLAGLCRGFGRPGVALGFLLSNVILSVYLTNFGDLTAVMGETALAVLLFLLIPGRYIGSLSKSLFPVVLRAQGASPAADRVQAVVAGRMRNWSLVFDELSRSFNQSCTTAPQEQEEPSLQSLFNQIAARVCQGCGLYRTCWEWEFFRTYQSLLDLFALVEIYGQVGGADLPETLKRRCSRPKELAITVTCLYETYKLNRYWLKRLAESREIVSEQLKGVAQIIENLTSELEFEVQALTGDEQLLKQKLKQAGVPVAEVRVQRQGDGKTEVMITRSACERQHECMDLAALVSRLMGESFALPFSQCPVFRPEQWCTFRLYSGLKFALNVGVAGIGKNGSSVSGDSYAFLPLREGKFALVLSDGMGSGAEAALESSTAVSLLGRLLETGLDRNLAVKTVNSIMILRSPGETFATLDMAMLDLYEGQADFVKIGAPPAFLIRNRRVSMIRASSLPVGIIKDIDVASVARTLLEGDVLVMVSDGIIDSYRGPGDKEDWIIGVLQEISDFSPQEMADLLLKLAQTGAGGEKQNADDMTVLVARVEKATPS encoded by the coding sequence GTGTCGGAGGAAATCAACGTCTATCCCTACCAGCGGGCAGGACAGGGTGGAGAAAAAAAGCGTTTGCCGAAAAAACGAAAACGCTGGCATTTTTTGCGCAGGCCGGCGGGGGCAGCGTTCCTAACCCGCGAGGGACTTCTTTTGTTTATTGCCGGCTTTTTTTTAGGCCGGGCCGTCTTGCTGGGTGAAATTGTTCCCTGCGCGGCTGCCTTTGTGGCCGCTGCGGCCCGTACCTTTCCTGCGGCCGGGCCGGCCGCCCTTTTGGGGGTGGGTGCCGGCCTGGCCACCGTCAGCTCCGGCCTGTCCCTGGCCGGGGCACTGGGTGCCGTGGCGTTTACCTGGCTTATGGTGCAGGCCATGCCCTGCGGCATTAAAAGGCCGCAGCTGGTGGCAGCGGCTGCCGTTTTTTCCCTGACTGTAGTCATCAAAGCAGGTGTGCTGGCCTTTACCGGGCCTTCTCCGTACCAGTACATTACCATCTTTTTTGAAGGCGGGTTTGCCGCCCTTTTAACGCTGGTTTTTCTTGTGGGCCTTCCTGCCCTGGACAAGCTTACCGGCCTGGCCTCCTTGACGGGCGAAGAGTTGTTTTCCATGCTGGCGCTGCTGGCGGCGGTGGTGGCCGGCACAGGCGACTTGCAGGTAGCCATGTTTACTTTAAAGGGGCTCCTGAGCCGGTTAATCATTTTGCTGGCCGCTCTTTTAGGAGGCGTGGGGCTGGGTGCCGCCGTGGGGGCGGTGGTGGGCATCCTTCCGGGGCTGGTTTATACCGCAGTTCCGGCCATGATTGGCGGCTACTCCTTTGCGGGGTTGCTGGCCGGGTTGTGCCGGGGTTTTGGCAGGCCCGGGGTTGCTCTGGGTTTTCTTCTGAGCAATGTCATTCTATCCGTTTACCTGACCAATTTCGGGGATCTGACTGCCGTGATGGGGGAAACTGCCCTGGCCGTGTTGCTTTTCCTGCTCATCCCGGGCCGCTACATCGGCTCTTTGAGTAAGTCCCTGTTCCCCGTGGTTCTGAGGGCGCAGGGGGCATCACCCGCCGCGGACCGGGTGCAGGCGGTGGTTGCCGGCCGCATGCGCAACTGGTCCCTGGTTTTCGACGAACTTTCCCGCAGTTTTAATCAAAGTTGTACCACGGCGCCTCAAGAGCAGGAAGAACCGTCCCTGCAATCTTTATTTAACCAGATTGCCGCCAGGGTGTGCCAGGGGTGCGGTCTTTACCGCACCTGCTGGGAATGGGAGTTTTTTCGCACCTACCAGAGCCTGCTGGATCTCTTTGCCCTGGTGGAAATATACGGGCAGGTTGGCGGGGCGGACCTTCCGGAAACGCTTAAAAGGCGCTGTTCCCGGCCGAAGGAACTGGCCATTACCGTCACCTGCCTGTATGAAACCTATAAGCTTAACCGCTACTGGTTGAAAAGACTGGCCGAGAGCAGGGAGATAGTTTCCGAACAATTGAAGGGCGTGGCCCAAATTATTGAAAATCTTACCTCGGAACTGGAATTTGAGGTACAGGCCCTTACGGGCGACGAGCAACTGCTGAAACAAAAGCTCAAGCAGGCGGGGGTCCCCGTGGCTGAGGTGCGGGTCCAGCGCCAGGGGGACGGCAAAACGGAAGTCATGATCACCCGCAGCGCCTGCGAGCGGCAGCATGAATGCATGGATTTGGCGGCGCTGGTATCCCGGTTGATGGGGGAGTCCTTCGCCCTGCCCTTCAGCCAGTGTCCTGTGTTCAGGCCTGAGCAGTGGTGTACCTTCCGCCTGTACAGCGGGCTGAAATTTGCCCTTAATGTGGGGGTGGCCGGGATAGGTAAAAATGGTAGCTCCGTTTCCGGGGATAGTTACGCTTTCCTGCCCTTAAGGGAAGGCAAGTTTGCCCTGGTCTTAAGCGACGGCATGGGTAGCGGTGCGGAGGCGGCCCTGGAAAGCAGTACGGCCGTGTCCCTGCTGGGCAGGCTTTTGGAAACGGGGCTGGACCGCAACCTGGCCGTAAAAACCGTTAATTCCATAATGATCCTCCGTTCCCCCGGGGAAACTTTTGCCACCCTGGATATGGCCATGCTGGACCTTTACGAAGGCCAGGCCGATTTTGTCAAGATTGGCGCCCCACCTGCCTTTCTAATTAGAAACAGGCGGGTCAGCATGATCCGCGCCAGTTCCCTGCCGGTAGGCATTATCAAAGACATTGACGTGGCTTCCGTGGCCAGGACTCTTCTGGAAGGAGACGTGCTGGTCATGGTCAGTGACGGCATCATCGACTCTTACCGCGGACCGGGGGATAAAGAAGACTGGATCATTGGTGTGCTCCAAGAAATAAGCGACTTCAGCCCCCAGGAAATGGCCGATCTGCTGCTTAAGCTGGCCCAGACCGGGGCGGGCGGGGAAAAGCAAAATGCCGATGATATGACCGTGCTGGTAGCCCGGGTGGAAAAGGCGACGCCCTCCTGA
- a CDS encoding FtsB family cell division protein encodes MISYIHRKSGSFPSRSDSGRRRLRFNKNRLPGLLMVVLLCYLLLSFFSQFHRLDAMQQDLQQLQAQLTELQKKNAELKQQLKLVQSDAYIEQVARERLGLVKPGEARIVPVKPGN; translated from the coding sequence GTGATTTCTTACATCCACCGGAAAAGCGGGTCTTTTCCGTCGCGGTCTGATAGCGGGCGGCGGCGCCTGCGTTTCAACAAAAACCGGCTGCCCGGCTTGCTGATGGTGGTTCTACTTTGTTACCTTTTGCTCTCGTTTTTTTCCCAGTTCCACCGCCTGGATGCCATGCAGCAGGATCTGCAGCAACTCCAGGCTCAGTTGACGGAACTGCAGAAGAAAAATGCGGAGTTAAAACAGCAGCTTAAACTGGTACAGTCGGATGCGTACATAGAACAGGTGGCCAGGGAGCGCCTGGGCCTGGTAAAGCCGGGAGAGGCACGCATTGTACCGGTGAAGCCGGGGAACTAA